The following are encoded in a window of Bradyrhizobium guangdongense genomic DNA:
- a CDS encoding cytochrome c3 family protein: MQLFRPGANTIATLVMASIGAAPVLAVGLSYEVMRSPYVTNQNVTRNQPVPFSHEHHVSGLGLDCRYCHTSVEKARFAGIPPTETCMTCHSQIWTNAQMLAPVRESLAGNKPMAWTRVNRLPDYVYFDHSVHVAKGVGCTTCHGDVGQMRLMRQAAPLTMQWCLDCHRNPEPHLRPPEAVFDPNWQAPKNQSEAGSKLAATYHIKTGHLTDCTICHR, encoded by the coding sequence ATGCAGCTCTTTCGTCCAGGCGCAAACACGATTGCGACCTTGGTCATGGCGTCTATTGGAGCAGCACCGGTGCTTGCAGTTGGGCTCTCCTATGAGGTGATGCGGTCTCCTTACGTCACCAACCAGAACGTCACCCGGAATCAGCCGGTGCCGTTCAGCCACGAGCATCATGTTTCCGGGCTCGGCCTCGATTGCCGCTATTGCCACACCTCCGTGGAGAAGGCGCGCTTTGCCGGCATTCCTCCGACCGAGACCTGCATGACCTGTCATTCGCAGATCTGGACGAATGCGCAGATGCTGGCGCCGGTACGGGAGAGCCTTGCCGGTAACAAGCCGATGGCTTGGACGCGCGTCAACCGGCTTCCCGACTATGTCTATTTTGATCATTCGGTCCACGTCGCAAAAGGAGTGGGATGCACCACCTGTCATGGCGACGTCGGACAGATGCGGCTGATGCGGCAAGCAGCTCCTCTTACGATGCAATGGTGCCTCGACTGCCATCGTAACCCTGAGCCTCACTTGCGTCCTCCCGAGGCGGTTTTCGATCCGAACTGGCAAGCGCCGAAGAACCAGAGCGAGGCGGGGTCCAAGCTCGCCGCAACTTACCACATCAAGACCGGTCATCTGACGGATTGCACCATATGCCACCGCTGA
- a CDS encoding FdhF/YdeP family oxidoreductase, whose translation MARPNEADDENAETVHYDGPAGGWGSLEGIARIFGKEWDSPAALNTLRRQNKPKGFMCVSCSWAKPADYHTFEFCENGAKATLWELTSRRCTPEFFAEHTVTELLCWKDYDLEQQGRLTHPLRYDSATDKYVPCSWDEAFQAIGLQLKALDPKSVVFYSSGRASLETSYLYALFARVYGNNNLPDSSNMCHETTSVALKKLIGAGVGTVVFDDLSNCDAMFFFGQNTGSNSPRFLHPLQDAAKRGVQIITFNPVREKGLEVFINPQNPAEMLTGKSTQISSQYHQVKVGGDIAVIVGICKHVFAADDAAKQQGKRVIDAPFVEQHTHGFEEFEAKVRAISWGDIEAASGLSRAVIEGAAQVYVEADRVIGIYGMGLTQHVHGFQNVAMLVNMLLLKGNIGRDGTGISPVRGHSNVQGQRTVGISEKPKLVPLDKYAKQFGFEPPREKGMNTVETCEGVLAGKVRAFVGLGGNFVRAIPERSKMEEAWHGLELTVQIATKLNRSHLVHGKAAYLLPCLGRTEEDIQASGQQAVTMEDTFSCIQGSIGLRKPASEHLKSEVAIVAGLAQSILAPNPKLKWDEWVGNYDLIRNEIAETYPDEFHDFNARMFTPGGFYRGNSARERIWKTESGKAEFTVPETLSSTGFPDAPGRYRLLTMRSNDQFNTTIYGYSDRMRGIAGTRDVLLMNPDDIARAGLQEGQMVFLVSDAEDGVAREVGPLKVTPFRLPDGCVGAYYPEMNPLIPLSHHDIHSKTPAAKSVPVRIRA comes from the coding sequence ATGGCGCGACCAAACGAAGCCGATGACGAGAACGCCGAAACGGTTCACTACGACGGTCCAGCTGGCGGATGGGGCTCTCTGGAAGGGATAGCGCGCATCTTCGGCAAAGAGTGGGACTCGCCCGCGGCTTTGAACACCCTTCGTCGGCAAAACAAGCCGAAAGGCTTCATGTGTGTGTCGTGCTCCTGGGCAAAGCCGGCCGACTACCACACCTTCGAATTCTGCGAGAACGGTGCCAAGGCGACGCTTTGGGAGCTGACCTCCCGCCGTTGTACGCCGGAATTCTTTGCCGAACACACAGTGACAGAGTTGCTCTGCTGGAAGGATTACGACCTCGAGCAGCAGGGTCGACTGACCCATCCGCTGCGCTACGACAGTGCCACAGATAAATATGTGCCCTGCTCCTGGGATGAAGCTTTTCAGGCGATCGGTTTGCAGCTCAAGGCGCTCGATCCCAAGTCGGTCGTGTTCTATTCGTCGGGCCGTGCCAGCCTCGAGACCTCCTACCTCTATGCCCTGTTCGCGCGGGTCTATGGCAACAACAACCTGCCCGACAGTTCGAACATGTGCCACGAAACCACGTCGGTGGCGCTGAAGAAGCTGATTGGCGCCGGCGTCGGAACCGTCGTCTTCGACGATCTCAGCAACTGCGACGCGATGTTCTTCTTTGGGCAGAATACCGGATCGAACAGCCCTCGCTTTCTGCATCCACTCCAGGATGCGGCCAAGCGCGGCGTTCAGATTATTACTTTCAATCCCGTGCGCGAAAAGGGCCTTGAGGTCTTCATCAATCCGCAGAACCCGGCGGAGATGCTGACAGGCAAAAGCACGCAGATCAGCAGCCAGTACCACCAGGTGAAGGTTGGCGGCGACATCGCCGTCATTGTCGGAATCTGCAAGCATGTGTTTGCGGCTGACGATGCGGCCAAGCAGCAGGGCAAACGTGTCATCGATGCTCCCTTCGTCGAACAGCACACGCATGGCTTCGAAGAGTTCGAAGCCAAGGTCCGAGCGATTTCCTGGGGCGACATCGAAGCCGCCTCTGGCCTCAGCCGAGCGGTCATCGAGGGAGCCGCGCAGGTCTATGTCGAGGCAGACCGCGTGATCGGGATCTATGGCATGGGACTGACCCAGCACGTGCACGGATTCCAAAACGTGGCCATGCTCGTCAACATGCTGCTTCTGAAGGGAAACATCGGCCGAGACGGCACGGGAATCTCGCCGGTGCGTGGGCATTCGAATGTGCAGGGTCAGCGCACGGTCGGCATCTCGGAAAAGCCCAAGCTCGTCCCTCTCGACAAGTACGCCAAGCAGTTCGGGTTCGAGCCGCCGCGCGAGAAGGGCATGAACACCGTCGAAACTTGCGAAGGCGTTCTCGCCGGCAAGGTCAGGGCCTTCGTCGGATTGGGTGGAAATTTCGTGCGCGCCATCCCCGAACGATCGAAGATGGAAGAGGCTTGGCACGGGCTGGAGCTGACGGTTCAGATCGCCACCAAGCTCAACAGGAGCCATCTCGTGCACGGCAAGGCCGCCTATCTCTTGCCGTGCCTCGGCCGGACGGAGGAGGATATCCAAGCTAGCGGGCAGCAAGCCGTGACCATGGAAGACACTTTCAGTTGCATCCAGGGCTCGATTGGGCTGCGCAAGCCAGCAAGCGAACACCTGAAATCCGAGGTCGCGATCGTCGCTGGCCTCGCCCAGTCGATCCTGGCCCCCAACCCGAAACTCAAATGGGATGAATGGGTCGGCAACTACGATCTGATCCGCAACGAGATCGCAGAGACTTATCCAGACGAATTCCACGACTTCAACGCACGGATGTTCACGCCCGGCGGTTTCTATCGCGGCAATTCGGCCCGCGAACGGATCTGGAAGACGGAAAGCGGCAAGGCCGAGTTTACCGTCCCCGAGACGCTCAGTTCGACCGGCTTCCCGGATGCGCCCGGGCGCTACCGATTGCTGACCATGCGCAGCAACGATCAGTTCAATACGACGATCTACGGCTACAGCGATCGGATGAGGGGCATTGCGGGCACAAGGGACGTGCTGCTGATGAATCCAGACGATATCGCGCGCGCCGGCCTCCAGGAGGGCCAAATGGTCTTCCTGGTCAGCGACGCCGAGGATGGCGTGGCGCGGGAGGTCGGGCCGCTCAAGGTGACCCCGTTCAGACTGCCGGACGGCTGCGTCGGTGCCTACTATCCGGAAATGAACCCGCTGATCCCGCTGTCGCACCACGACATACATTCGAAGACGCCGGCCGCAAAATCAGTTCCTGTCCGAATTCGCGCGTGA